Proteins found in one Salinimonas lutimaris genomic segment:
- a CDS encoding DUF294 nucleotidyltransferase-like domain-containing protein: protein MESSLLPNIVSFLSEVDPFDLLHEEERHALAASVDILYLKQNENLPGEHIVGQGLYLVRTGAIDQNHPDGSLRTRLGDKDIFGFSQLYREGECDYVIKAIENTLLYRIPKQVILELMDQNPGLRNHFSSQESVRLAHSSAHIDGEEALYLRNVRDVMNRRVARVSMDTSIRRVAEVMTEMHRSNALVFDNKILKGVVTDRDLTTRVLAVGMDPASPVSDIMTSRPRTVHPDAPLMQAIEVMMQHNVRSLPVIENGEAVGVLTATSMVENSHVQAVYLISQIYRQNTLQDLVALVPQRQGVFEALQEARVDGRAIQQMVTLIADAFNKRILQLAEDKFGPAPIPYAWFCAGSQARFEMHLGSDQDNGLILQWEPEEHEAEYFKTLTEFVCEGLDHCGYPLCKGNIMASNERWRVPLALWQDYVRQWVAENNPQNILDISVFLDLRFLYGTEHLVAALKQSLLARVERNHRFFAILVANSLRVSPPLGLFRKFVTTRDGDNRQVLNIKKQAVNLVVELARVYALAAGSSATETIHRLRDAANKKVINQASRKELQEAFQFINMVRFKHQNEAAVAGGLQDNLIAPDKLTAFERNHLKDAFRIIARYQEAAQQRFHAAGILI, encoded by the coding sequence ATGGAATCTTCATTACTCCCTAATATTGTCAGCTTTTTATCCGAAGTGGATCCGTTTGATTTACTGCATGAAGAAGAGCGCCACGCGCTGGCCGCATCGGTTGATATTCTGTATCTCAAGCAAAATGAGAACCTGCCCGGCGAACATATTGTGGGGCAGGGACTGTACCTGGTGCGAACCGGCGCTATTGATCAGAACCACCCGGATGGCAGTCTGCGAACCCGGCTGGGCGACAAGGACATTTTTGGTTTTAGTCAGCTTTATCGTGAAGGGGAGTGCGACTATGTTATCAAGGCGATAGAAAATACCCTGCTATACCGCATTCCCAAACAGGTTATTCTGGAGCTGATGGACCAGAACCCGGGTCTGCGTAATCATTTCTCATCTCAGGAGTCGGTTCGGCTTGCTCATTCTTCAGCCCACATCGACGGCGAGGAAGCGCTGTATCTGCGCAATGTTCGCGATGTTATGAACCGCCGGGTTGCGCGGGTCAGCATGGATACCTCTATCCGACGCGTGGCAGAGGTGATGACAGAAATGCATCGCTCTAATGCACTGGTGTTTGATAACAAGATTCTAAAAGGTGTAGTCACCGACCGCGATCTGACTACCCGGGTACTGGCGGTGGGCATGGATCCTGCCTCGCCGGTATCAGATATTATGACCTCACGCCCGCGCACCGTGCATCCGGATGCACCTTTAATGCAGGCTATTGAGGTCATGATGCAACACAATGTGCGCTCATTGCCGGTGATTGAAAATGGCGAAGCCGTGGGCGTGCTGACTGCCACCAGTATGGTCGAAAACTCTCATGTGCAGGCGGTATATCTGATTAGTCAGATTTACCGGCAAAATACCCTGCAAGATCTGGTGGCTCTGGTGCCACAGCGCCAGGGAGTGTTTGAAGCCTTGCAGGAAGCCCGGGTTGATGGCCGTGCTATTCAGCAAATGGTCACCCTGATTGCCGATGCCTTTAACAAGCGGATTTTACAGCTTGCCGAAGATAAGTTTGGCCCCGCACCGATTCCTTACGCCTGGTTCTGCGCGGGCTCGCAAGCCCGCTTTGAGATGCATCTGGGCTCTGATCAGGATAACGGACTGATATTGCAGTGGGAGCCGGAGGAACATGAGGCGGAATATTTTAAAACGCTGACCGAGTTTGTCTGCGAGGGGCTTGATCATTGCGGTTATCCCTTATGCAAAGGAAACATTATGGCCAGTAATGAGCGCTGGCGAGTGCCGCTGGCCCTGTGGCAGGATTATGTCCGGCAATGGGTGGCTGAAAACAACCCGCAAAATATTCTGGATATCAGTGTATTTCTCGACCTGCGCTTTTTATATGGCACAGAGCATCTGGTGGCAGCCCTGAAACAGTCGCTACTGGCCCGGGTAGAACGTAATCATCGCTTTTTTGCCATTCTGGTGGCCAACTCTCTGCGGGTTAGTCCGCCGCTGGGGCTATTTCGTAAATTTGTGACTACCCGTGATGGTGATAACCGCCAGGTGCTGAATATTAAAAAGCAGGCGGTTAATCTGGTTGTGGAACTGGCCCGGGTGTACGCGCTGGCTGCCGGCAGTTCAGCCACTGAAACCATTCATCGGTTGCGGGATGCGGCGAATAAAAAAGTGATTAATCAGGCCAGTCGTAAGGAGCTCCAGGAAGCGTTTCAGTTTATCAATATGGTGCGCTTTAAACACCAGAATGAGGCGGCCGTAGCCGGAGGACTGCAGGATAACCTGATTGCTCCTGACAAACTCACCGCCTTTGAGCGCAATCACTTAAAAGATGCCTTTCGGATTATCGCCCGTTATCAGGAAGCCGCGCAGCAGCGCTTTCATGCCGCCGGAATTCTGATATGA
- a CDS encoding solute:sodium symporter family transporter, protein MLAFISFIGFTLLVAGFAYYKTRNAHLTDSTEGYFLGGRSLTGAYIGGSMLLMNLSTEHLVGLNGLSFRTGFIVMAWEVMAAMTIVLFAIFFLPRYLKIGISTIPEYLEKRFDKQTLTITSILFLGMYVISLLPIVLYTGAIALESLFQVSSVFNVDQQTALWLVVWGVGGIGAIYAVFGGIKAIAVADTINGVGLIIGGLMVTLFALAYVGDGNILSGLSEVYTSHPEKFNSIGDEDSMVPFSTLFTGLIVSNMFFWCCNQSIVQKALGAKNLAEGQKGVLLCAFFKLMIPSIIILPGIVAFHVFNGQMDNPDNAYPDLVQLVLPNVLVGFFAAVVVGAVFSTFSGGLNSSVTLFTVNIYKKSLKPDASEAQTVNVGKALGLGLAVVSMAVAPLVANAPDGLFYLIQQLQGLFNAPILSVVLVGLLTKRVPAIAAKLGLLFGVSAYILFNFIFKVDIHFFHLVGLLFAANVAFMLVVGKLYPQAPHEDVYTKQVDITPWSMTRPVAILIALSSVSMYVFLAQNKPNWVLSAYYVLAAASLGYVFWCIAKELGRNARVQKERIHSVSQ, encoded by the coding sequence ATGTTAGCTTTTATCTCTTTTATCGGCTTTACCCTACTGGTAGCCGGATTTGCCTATTATAAAACACGCAATGCACACCTTACCGACTCTACCGAGGGATATTTTCTGGGAGGGCGGTCACTGACCGGCGCTTACATTGGCGGTTCTATGTTGCTGATGAACCTGTCTACCGAGCATTTGGTTGGCCTTAACGGATTATCCTTTCGCACCGGGTTTATCGTCATGGCCTGGGAAGTCATGGCCGCTATGACTATTGTGCTGTTTGCAATTTTCTTTTTACCCCGTTATCTCAAAATCGGTATCTCTACCATTCCTGAATATCTGGAAAAGCGCTTTGATAAACAAACCCTGACCATTACCTCAATTTTGTTTCTGGGTATGTATGTCATTTCCCTGCTTCCTATTGTGTTGTACACCGGGGCAATTGCACTGGAAAGTTTGTTTCAGGTATCCAGTGTGTTTAATGTCGACCAGCAAACCGCACTTTGGCTGGTAGTCTGGGGTGTAGGTGGTATCGGTGCTATATATGCTGTATTTGGGGGCATTAAAGCCATTGCGGTTGCTGATACTATAAACGGAGTGGGTCTGATTATTGGTGGCCTGATGGTGACCTTGTTTGCGCTGGCTTATGTTGGTGACGGCAATATCTTAAGCGGATTAAGCGAGGTTTACACCAGTCACCCGGAAAAATTCAATTCCATCGGGGATGAAGATTCAATGGTGCCGTTTTCAACGCTGTTTACCGGTCTGATTGTCTCGAATATGTTCTTCTGGTGTTGTAATCAGTCTATTGTGCAAAAAGCACTTGGTGCGAAAAATCTGGCGGAAGGTCAGAAGGGCGTACTGTTATGTGCTTTTTTCAAACTGATGATCCCCAGCATTATTATTCTGCCCGGTATTGTTGCTTTCCATGTGTTCAATGGTCAGATGGATAACCCGGATAATGCCTATCCGGATCTGGTACAGCTGGTACTGCCTAACGTGCTGGTTGGCTTCTTTGCCGCCGTTGTGGTGGGCGCTGTGTTCTCTACATTTAGTGGCGGACTTAACTCGTCGGTGACCCTGTTTACTGTCAATATTTACAAAAAGTCACTGAAGCCCGATGCCTCAGAAGCACAGACCGTGAATGTGGGTAAAGCCCTTGGCCTGGGTCTGGCTGTGGTATCAATGGCGGTAGCCCCACTGGTGGCTAATGCACCTGATGGACTGTTCTACCTTATTCAGCAGTTACAGGGACTGTTTAATGCACCGATTCTCAGTGTTGTGCTGGTAGGCCTGCTTACCAAACGGGTGCCTGCTATTGCGGCCAAGCTTGGCCTGCTGTTCGGGGTTTCTGCCTATATTCTGTTTAACTTTATATTTAAGGTAGATATTCACTTTTTCCATCTGGTTGGGTTGCTGTTTGCTGCCAATGTGGCCTTTATGCTGGTGGTTGGTAAGCTTTATCCTCAGGCGCCACATGAGGATGTTTATACCAAGCAGGTTGATATCACGCCATGGTCAATGACCCGCCCGGTAGCGATATTGATTGCGCTAAGTTCTGTGTCTATGTATGTATTTCTGGCCCAAAATAAGCCAAACTGGGTACTAAGTGCATATTATGTGCTGGCAGCCGCGTCGCTGGGTTATGTATTCTGGTGCATTGCCAAAGAACTGGGGCGCAACGCACGGGTACAAAAAGAGCGTATTCACAGCGTTAGCCAGTAA
- the iolG gene encoding inositol 2-dehydrogenase, which translates to MFNIALFGAGRIGQVHSANIDGHKETSLYSVVDPYGDGAAKLAEKYAAKVQTTEEALTDPNVHGVLIASATDTHAELIELAAKAGKTIFCEKPVHLDIERVRDCLATVKANSGKLFVGFNRRYDPQFRKVREQLSAGTIGKAESLLITSRDPSPPPVSYIKVSGGLFRDMTIHDFDMARFIMGEEPVSVYAQGSTLVDDEIGQAGDIDTAFIVMKFPSGALATISNSRRSGYGYDQRIEVHGEKGVLQAKNINEDTVEVWGENGCVSAKPEHFFLQRYEQAYRAEWAHFVDVLAGRAEPECSGHDGEQALLIADKALESLQTGQEVKL; encoded by the coding sequence ATGTTTAATATTGCTTTATTTGGTGCAGGTCGTATCGGGCAAGTACATTCTGCCAACATTGATGGTCATAAAGAAACCTCACTATACAGTGTTGTCGACCCGTATGGCGATGGTGCAGCTAAACTGGCTGAGAAATATGCCGCAAAAGTTCAGACCACTGAGGAAGCCCTGACTGACCCGAATGTTCACGGTGTACTGATCGCCTCTGCTACCGACACCCACGCCGAGCTCATTGAACTGGCTGCTAAGGCCGGTAAAACTATTTTCTGCGAAAAGCCGGTTCATCTGGATATTGAACGGGTACGCGATTGCCTGGCAACGGTTAAAGCCAATAGTGGCAAATTGTTTGTCGGCTTTAACCGCCGCTACGATCCACAATTTCGTAAAGTCCGTGAACAACTCAGTGCCGGTACCATAGGTAAAGCAGAGTCGCTGCTGATCACTTCACGTGATCCGTCTCCGCCACCGGTAAGCTACATTAAGGTTTCCGGCGGTTTGTTCCGTGATATGACCATTCATGATTTTGATATGGCTCGTTTTATCATGGGTGAGGAGCCGGTTTCGGTGTACGCGCAGGGAAGTACGCTGGTGGACGATGAAATAGGCCAGGCCGGAGATATTGATACAGCATTTATTGTGATGAAATTTCCTTCTGGTGCGCTGGCCACCATCAGCAACAGTCGTCGGTCGGGCTATGGCTATGACCAGCGCATTGAAGTGCATGGTGAAAAAGGTGTTTTGCAGGCGAAAAACATCAACGAAGATACCGTAGAAGTCTGGGGTGAAAATGGTTGCGTAAGTGCCAAGCCTGAGCATTTCTTTTTGCAGCGCTATGAGCAAGCCTACCGTGCTGAGTGGGCTCATTTTGTTGATGTGCTGGCCGGGCGAGCAGAGCCTGAGTGCAGTGGGCATGACGGTGAACAGGCATTGCTGATTGCCGACAAGGCCCTGGAGTCATTACAAACCGGGCAGGAAGTCAAACTGTAA
- a CDS encoding 2OG-Fe(II) oxygenase, translating into MAKVRNKVLFSSKRVSLNLVTYPQGHKVLRHNDPMGSGRYFKFNVVLKKARKGGVFSADKLIINLFNRVFLFRPDLYSHSVSKIDQGERKLLSLALHLPG; encoded by the coding sequence ATGGCTAAAGTACGTAATAAAGTCTTGTTCAGCAGCAAACGGGTATCGTTAAATCTAGTGACCTACCCACAAGGTCACAAAGTGCTGCGCCACAACGACCCCATGGGCAGTGGCCGGTATTTTAAATTTAATGTAGTGCTGAAAAAGGCCCGTAAAGGAGGCGTGTTCAGCGCAGACAAACTCATCATCAACCTGTTCAACCGGGTGTTTTTATTCCGGCCCGATTTATACTCGCATAGTGTCAGCAAAATAGATCAGGGCGAGCGTAAGCTTTTATCTCTGGCACTACATCTTCCCGGCTAA
- the rimI gene encoding ribosomal protein S18-alanine N-acetyltransferase produces the protein MTINIVAVCSQTLPQAYEIHTQVTHSAWQYSTFADATTAPYSTRIALANEKVAGYAQILMVVDEATLMDIAVEPSLQGQGIGRLLLKDVISHSADAGMAVIWLEVRKSNLAAIYLYEQHGFVVQEVRKQYYPAADGREDALIMSLTL, from the coding sequence ATGACCATCAACATTGTGGCGGTTTGTTCGCAAACTTTGCCTCAGGCCTATGAAATCCACACGCAGGTGACTCACTCGGCCTGGCAATACAGCACCTTTGCCGATGCCACAACGGCCCCGTATTCCACACGCATTGCCCTGGCGAACGAGAAGGTAGCTGGCTATGCGCAAATCCTGATGGTGGTGGATGAGGCTACGCTGATGGATATTGCGGTCGAGCCCAGCCTGCAGGGGCAGGGAATAGGCAGATTACTGTTAAAAGACGTCATTTCTCACTCTGCTGACGCTGGCATGGCAGTCATCTGGCTGGAAGTCAGAAAGAGTAATCTGGCGGCTATTTATCTGTATGAGCAGCATGGTTTTGTGGTGCAGGAAGTCAGAAAGCAGTATTATCCTGCGGCAGACGGACGTGAAGATGCACTAATTATGTCGTTAACGTTATAA
- a CDS encoding choline/ethanolamine kinase family protein, whose amino-acid sequence MLTADLLKQLQKPLSLSPQCQVSALRAGQVNQVFLLVDGQQRWVVKSLSQDTFSGVDRQQQFALQQRLSELGVAPAPIWMDAGQTLWVEAFVEHNLISPADEHQQIEQMARALAKIHTLPVDHPPLNLAQRLTHYATKAGLETGSHLLSQCTTLLPHCRQQAIDPEHLALCHNDLSYGHVMSVSPVMLVDWEYAAVGSCFFDLAACAGINHFSRSARQRLIHCYAEASGRNTAQCQQQFDIQYEVVTLTAQLWQAALDASQICHN is encoded by the coding sequence ATGCTTACAGCTGACTTGCTCAAACAGCTACAAAAGCCACTATCGCTCAGCCCGCAGTGCCAGGTCAGTGCGCTTCGGGCCGGTCAGGTTAATCAGGTATTTTTGCTGGTTGACGGGCAGCAGCGCTGGGTGGTGAAAAGCCTCAGTCAGGATACCTTCAGCGGGGTAGACCGACAGCAGCAGTTTGCGTTGCAACAGCGCCTGAGTGAGCTGGGAGTTGCCCCGGCGCCCATCTGGATGGATGCGGGGCAAACATTGTGGGTAGAAGCCTTTGTTGAGCATAATCTGATATCACCAGCTGATGAGCATCAGCAAATAGAGCAGATGGCGCGCGCGCTAGCCAAGATTCATACACTGCCTGTAGACCATCCACCACTCAATTTAGCCCAGCGTCTAACGCATTACGCTACAAAAGCCGGGCTGGAAACCGGCAGCCATCTGCTTAGCCAGTGCACCACATTATTGCCTCACTGTCGCCAGCAGGCGATTGATCCGGAACATCTGGCACTGTGTCATAACGACCTGTCGTATGGCCATGTGATGTCAGTTTCACCGGTTATGCTGGTAGACTGGGAGTACGCTGCCGTTGGCTCATGCTTTTTTGATCTGGCCGCCTGTGCGGGTATTAACCATTTTTCCCGCTCCGCCCGACAGCGACTGATTCATTGTTATGCCGAAGCCAGCGGACGTAACACAGCACAATGCCAGCAGCAGTTTGACATACAGTATGAGGTTGTTACCCTGACTGCTCAGTTATGGCAAGCGGCACTGGATGCCAGCCAAATTTGCCATAATTGA
- the pnuC gene encoding nicotinamide riboside transporter PnuC, with translation MLDTFISQILATSAIEWAAVVLALGYVWLAARQNSWCWACAFASTAIYTWLFWQVTLPFQAGLNLFYMIMAIYGYYQWHRRAEGESRVRSWPWPWHVLLVPGLLMIGWGLANLASGQFNNEFLWLDACIQVLSVVTTFMVAHKVLQNWVYWFFINLASAYLYAQSGLMLSACLFAGYIGFSIYGYIQWQSELRQQGSEHAYS, from the coding sequence ATGCTGGATACATTTATCAGTCAGATCCTGGCTACATCGGCCATTGAGTGGGCCGCGGTGGTACTAGCGCTGGGCTATGTATGGCTGGCCGCCCGCCAGAACAGCTGGTGCTGGGCATGTGCTTTTGCCAGTACTGCGATTTATACCTGGCTGTTCTGGCAGGTTACCCTGCCATTTCAGGCAGGCCTGAATCTGTTTTATATGATCATGGCGATTTACGGTTATTATCAGTGGCATCGGCGCGCAGAAGGCGAAAGCCGGGTGCGCTCATGGCCCTGGCCCTGGCATGTTTTACTGGTTCCGGGACTGTTGATGATTGGCTGGGGACTGGCTAATCTCGCGTCGGGGCAGTTTAATAACGAGTTTTTGTGGCTGGATGCCTGTATTCAGGTACTCAGTGTGGTGACCACATTTATGGTGGCCCACAAGGTATTGCAAAACTGGGTGTACTGGTTTTTCATCAACCTGGCATCGGCGTACTTGTATGCTCAGTCAGGCCTGATGCTATCTGCTTGCCTGTTTGCCGGTTATATCGGGTTTTCGATATACGGCTATATTCAGTGGCAGAGCGAGCTGCGTCAGCAGGGCAGTGAACATGCTTACAGCTGA
- a CDS encoding YkoF family thiamine/hydroxymethylpyrimidine-binding protein, with protein MQVMVEISLYPLVEQYIAPIKDFIERINQYPELTVTTCSTSTQISGDYQPVMNILGVEMQRTHEAVGQAIFVAKFLNFDAMQQNS; from the coding sequence ATGCAAGTTATGGTCGAAATATCCCTGTATCCGTTAGTCGAGCAGTACATCGCCCCGATTAAGGACTTTATTGAGCGAATTAACCAGTACCCAGAACTGACGGTTACAACCTGTTCAACCAGTACCCAGATAAGCGGTGACTATCAGCCGGTAATGAATATTCTGGGCGTAGAGATGCAGCGCACCCATGAAGCTGTGGGGCAGGCAATTTTTGTGGCCAAGTTTTTAAACTTTGACGCCATGCAGCAAAATTCATAA
- a CDS encoding TonB-dependent receptor, producing MKKNLFVLAMAASAAGSYAETADIERITVTSDFRQATLDQLSSSASVLSAERLNSRQAEAVEDILNIAPNVNFASGASRGRFVQIRGIGERSQFSEPINPSVSFLVDDFDFSGLGAAGVLFDTRQVEVFRGPQSTLFGTGALAGAVKIASNQPTDDQQSHISVRAGNKDTYRFEGATGNAITDTLRYRVALMHNRSDGFTNNAFLNRDDTAGIDETAARLALQWDIDSRTTADISYRWYDIDNGYDAFSLDNTRTTLSDEPGFDRQQTHAVSAKLTQRYAAGQLTVLATHASHNIGYGYDEDWTYTGFSPLGYTAFDAYYRDVDTQTAEVRFSSSPAMKLFSNSTDWVVGAHYKTTDESLLRDYTYTDPNFASEYSPSTFAVYGETTTALNDQLDLVIGLRAEQFEFDYINNEGLGRSTDTDMVGGKIALQYATTSHLWYGSISRGFKGAGINPAQQVSEAQRFFDAEYNWNYEVGVKGPLLTPDATIRAAVFYMRRDDTQINDYDVLPRADGSAEFIDIIDNADLGTNRGIEVETSWQVTDRWQVQGAVGYLDAKFEGYTDARGEYIDEQQQAQAPRWTINLFSELVLSDSWLWRADMDFKDEYRFSDGHDETSPATVLYNTELVWQNNDLQVSAWVNNVFDKTYYTRGFGGFSNDPRDGYANPQPYYQIANGREFGVTVTYQF from the coding sequence ATGAAAAAAAATCTATTTGTTTTAGCAATGGCCGCGAGTGCCGCCGGAAGTTATGCTGAAACAGCCGATATTGAACGTATTACTGTAACTTCTGATTTTCGTCAGGCTACCCTGGACCAGTTAAGCAGTAGCGCCAGTGTGCTGAGCGCGGAGCGTTTGAACAGCCGCCAGGCCGAGGCGGTTGAAGATATTCTTAATATTGCTCCAAACGTGAATTTTGCCAGCGGCGCATCACGGGGCCGCTTTGTACAGATCCGCGGTATTGGTGAGCGTTCCCAGTTTTCTGAACCCATTAATCCGTCGGTCAGCTTTTTAGTTGATGATTTTGATTTTTCCGGATTAGGCGCTGCCGGCGTATTGTTTGATACCCGTCAGGTAGAGGTATTTCGCGGTCCCCAGTCCACGCTTTTTGGTACTGGCGCGCTGGCCGGCGCGGTAAAGATTGCCAGTAATCAGCCCACCGATGATCAGCAAAGTCACATCAGTGTGCGGGCGGGGAATAAAGACACCTACCGTTTTGAAGGTGCGACCGGCAATGCCATCACAGACACTCTGCGTTACCGTGTGGCGCTGATGCATAACCGTAGCGATGGTTTCACCAACAATGCATTTCTAAACCGCGATGATACCGCCGGTATCGATGAAACTGCTGCCCGACTGGCCCTGCAGTGGGACATTGATAGTCGCACCACAGCAGATATCAGCTATCGCTGGTACGATATCGATAATGGCTATGATGCGTTTTCACTGGATAACACCCGTACGACTTTATCTGATGAGCCCGGTTTTGATCGTCAGCAAACACATGCGGTCAGTGCCAAACTTACCCAGCGCTATGCTGCCGGACAGCTCACCGTGCTGGCCACACATGCCAGTCACAACATAGGTTATGGCTATGATGAAGACTGGACCTACACCGGATTTTCGCCACTTGGGTATACCGCCTTCGATGCTTACTACCGTGATGTGGATACCCAGACCGCCGAGGTACGTTTCAGTTCCTCGCCGGCAATGAAGCTTTTTAGTAATAGTACTGACTGGGTAGTGGGTGCTCACTATAAAACCACTGATGAATCCCTGCTGCGTGATTACACCTATACCGATCCTAACTTTGCCAGTGAGTATTCGCCGTCTACCTTTGCTGTCTACGGCGAGACCACCACAGCGCTTAATGATCAGCTTGATCTGGTAATCGGATTACGCGCTGAGCAGTTTGAGTTTGACTACATCAATAACGAAGGACTGGGCCGCTCAACTGATACCGATATGGTTGGCGGTAAGATTGCCCTGCAGTACGCCACCACTTCGCATTTGTGGTATGGCAGTATTTCGCGGGGCTTTAAAGGCGCGGGTATCAATCCGGCGCAGCAGGTCTCAGAAGCACAGCGCTTCTTTGATGCGGAGTACAACTGGAATTACGAAGTCGGTGTAAAAGGCCCGTTGTTAACGCCTGATGCCACCATTCGTGCTGCAGTGTTCTATATGCGCCGGGATGATACCCAAATTAATGACTATGATGTGCTGCCAAGAGCCGACGGCTCTGCTGAGTTTATTGATATCATCGATAATGCCGATTTGGGTACAAACCGGGGAATTGAGGTGGAAACCAGCTGGCAGGTAACCGACCGCTGGCAGGTACAGGGAGCCGTTGGCTATCTGGATGCCAAATTTGAAGGTTACACAGATGCCAGAGGCGAGTACATTGATGAACAACAACAGGCGCAGGCGCCGCGCTGGACTATTAACCTGTTCAGTGAACTGGTATTAAGTGACAGCTGGCTATGGCGCGCCGATATGGACTTTAAGGATGAGTACCGTTTTTCTGACGGCCATGATGAAACTTCACCGGCCACCGTGCTCTACAATACCGAGCTGGTCTGGCAGAACAATGATTTGCAGGTGTCTGCCTGGGTCAATAATGTGTTTGACAAAACCTACTACACCCGTGGCTTTGGTGGCTTCAGTAATGATCCCCGGGATGGCTATGCGAATCCGCAGCCGTATTATCAGATTGCCAACGGACGTGAGTTCGGGGTAACTGTCACTTATCAGTTTTAG